One stretch of Tenrec ecaudatus isolate mTenEca1 chromosome 18, mTenEca1.hap1, whole genome shotgun sequence DNA includes these proteins:
- the RTN2 gene encoding reticulon-2 isoform X1, protein MGQVLPVFAHCKEAPSTASSTPDSTEGGNDDSDFRELHTAREFSEDDEEETTSQGWGTPRELTFSYIAFDGGVVSAGGRRDSAARRPRPQGRSVSESREPPLQPGLGDSLESIPSLSQSPEPGRRGAGDAASPAAERPLEDLRLGLDQLGWAARGAGSGSDSSTSSSTPLEDEEPDRSEAREAEDELDLQLRLAQPSPPEGWAPEPSPNSGTSRVHTPSPSPSRDSNSWREEHSLNPKEEEPWRPLEREPIMGQCLDSTDQSEFAFMPHLLVADLLYWKDTRSSGAVFTGLMVSLLSLLHFSIVSVAAHVALLLLCGTISLRVYRKVLQAVSRGDGANPFQVYLDADLTLTREQTECLSQQIASRVVSGARHLRHFFLVEDLVDSLKLALLFYILTYVGAVFNGLTLLILGVIALFTLPLLYRQHQVQIDQYVGLVTNQLSHIKAKIRAKIPGTGALASAAAAVSGSKAKAE, encoded by the exons ATGGGGCAGGTCCTGCCGGTCTTCGCCCACTGCA AAGAAGCACCCTCCACAGCCTCCTCTACCCCTGACTCCACAGAAG GAGGGAACGACGACTCTGATTTTCGAGAGCTGCACACGGCCCGGGAGTTCTCGGAGGACGACGAGGAGGAGACCACGtcgcagggctggggcacccctcgggaGCTGACCTTCTCCTACATCGCCTTCGACGGCGGCGTGGTGAGCGCGGGGGGCCGCCGGGACTCGGCCGCCCGCCGCCCCAGGCCCCAGGGCCGCTCGGTCTCGGAATCACGAGAGCCGCCCCTCCAGCCTGGATTGGGGGACAGCTTGGAGAGCATTCCGAGCCTGAGCCAGTCCCCGGAGCCCGGACGCCGCGGGGCTGGCGACGCCGCCTCTCCGGCCGCTGAGCGCCCGCTGGAGGACCTGCGGCTTGGTCTGGACCAGCTGGGCTGGGCCGCCCGGGGCGCGGGCTCTGGTTCAGACTCCTCCACCAGTAGCTCCACCCCGCTGGAAGACGAGGAGCCCGACCGATCGGAAGCCAGAGAGGCTGAGGATG AACTGGACCTCCAACTCCGGCTGGCCCAGCCCTCGCCGCCCGAAGGCTGGGCACCCGAGCCCAGCCCCAACTCTGGGACTTCCAGGGTGCacaccccatccccatccccatcccgggATTCGAACTCTTGGCGAGAGGAGCACTCGCTGAACCCGAAGGAAGAAGAGCCCTGGAGACCGCTGGAACGGGAGCCAATCATGGGGCAGTGCCTCGATAGCACTGACCAATCCGAGTTTGCGTTCATGCCACACCTTCTAG TGGCGGACCTGCTTTACTGGAAGGACACGAGGTCGTCGGGAGCTGTCTTCACGGGCCTCATGGTCTCCCTGCTCAGCCTTCTGCACTTCAGCATCGTGTCGGTGGCCGCCCACGTGGCCCTGCTGCTGCTCTGTGGCACCATCTCTCTCAGGGTTTACCGCAAAGTGCTGCAGGCCGTCAGCCGCGGGGACGGCGCCAACCCTTTCCA GGTCTACCTGGACGCGGACCTGACCCTGACCCGGGAGCAGACAGAGTGTCTGTCCCAGCAGATTGCCTCCCGCGTGGTCTCTGGGGCCAGGCACCTGCGGCATTTCTTCTTGGTTGAAGACCTCGTGGACTCTCTCAAG CTGGCCCTCCTGTTCTACATCCTGACCTATGTGGGCGCTGTCTTCAACGGTTTGACGCTTCTCATTCTGG GAGTGATTGCTTTATTCACTTTGCCCCTGCTGTACCGGCAGCACCAG